The following proteins come from a genomic window of Marispirochaeta sp.:
- a CDS encoding transposase → MRKSYNTAFKSKVALEAIKEQETIQQIALKYDVHPNQVSQWKKQLPDNLPATFERPNKKREEERRLEQERDQLLRTVGELTVVNEFLKKKHREYYGKDPE, encoded by the coding sequence ATGAGGAAGAGCTACAACACCGCATTCAAATCGAAAGTGGCACTTGAGGCTATCAAGGAGCAGGAGACCATACAGCAGATTGCACTTAAATACGATGTGCATCCGAACCAGGTATCGCAGTGGAAAAAGCAGCTGCCGGACAATCTTCCTGCGACTTTCGAGCGTCCTAATAAGAAGCGAGAAGAGGAGCGCAGGCTTGAGCAGGAGCGCGACCAACTGCTGCGAACTGTTGGAGAACTGACAGTTGTGAACGAATTCCTCAAAAAAAAACACCGCGAGTATTACGGGAAAGATCCGGAATGA
- a CDS encoding GNAT family N-acetyltransferase: protein MHNLITSVFNEFVGFEYTEEGNKVFNDFIKPEKILDRHKNGNIILTYEENGRIIGMIEVRDNNHICLFFIDKNYHNKGIGRELFNEMLLNIKGKTEYLEVNASPFSEKIYSKLGFKSIGKKTEMNGILFIPMKMEL, encoded by the coding sequence TTGCATAATTTAATAACATCTGTTTTCAACGAATTTGTTGGATTTGAATATACAGAAGAAGGCAACAAAGTCTTTAATGATTTCATAAAGCCGGAAAAGATTTTAGATAGACATAAAAACGGTAATATTATTTTAACTTATGAAGAAAATGGCAGAATAATTGGAATGATTGAAGTTCGCGATAATAATCACATTTGTCTGTTTTTTATAGATAAAAATTATCACAATAAAGGAATAGGTAGAGAATTATTTAATGAAATGCTATTAAATATAAAGGGAAAGACAGAATATTTGGAGGTTAATGCATCACCATTTTCTGAAAAAATATACTCAAAACTAGGATTTAAAAGTATCGGTAAAAAAACAGAAATGAATGGAATATTATTCATACCAATGAAAATGGAGCTATAA